A genomic stretch from Erigeron canadensis isolate Cc75 chromosome 9, C_canadensis_v1, whole genome shotgun sequence includes:
- the LOC122582385 gene encoding cytadherence high molecular weight protein 1-like, producing the protein MASVEVESVVNTMPAVEKLVEPAPEAPKEVEPVVAAEPSVVDQEPKEAETAVDTPLPPVEEPAAIPQVVAEADVADVVEEANVEAEETKAETTAEEEVKTDEEITPVVTKDDVVPEETPGTNEVVVPEDAPVTEEAKEAVDEVVATTPTEVAATEE; encoded by the exons ATGGCAAGTGTTGAG GTTGAATCAGTTGTAAACACCATGCCTGCAGTTGAGAAGCTAGTAGAACCCGCCCCAGAAGCACCAAAAGAAGTCGAGCCAGTTGTTGCTGCAGAGCCATCAGTGGTTGATCAAGAGCCAAAAGAAGCAGAAACCGCCGTCGATACTCCTCTTCCACCAGTGGAAGAACCTGCAGCCATCCCCCAAGTCGTGGCTGAAGCCGACGTCGCTGATGTGGTGGAAGAGGCTAACGTCGAAGCAGAGGAAACAAAGGCAGAGACGACGGCTGAGGAAGAGGTGAAGACTGACGAAGAAATAACTCCTGTTGTGACGAAAGACGACGTCGTCCCTGAAGAAACTCCAGGGACGAACGAGGTGGTCGTCCCAGAGGACGCACCAGTGACCGAGGAAGCTAAAGAAGCTGTTGATGAGGTTGTTGCCACTACCCCTACTGAAGTTGCCGCAACAGAGGAATAG
- the LOC122582562 gene encoding signal recognition particle receptor FtsY-like — MASVEVESVANTMPEKVENIIPEAPKDESEPIVAAPEPVVEQPKEETTVIDAPPPVATPEEVLAKADTEVAEETTSEVEEPKAETAAQEEPVETIATEETTDDDQAAVVPEETHVTKDAEAKEAVEEEEKPAEVVATTTEVLGTKE, encoded by the exons ATGGCAAGTGTCGAG GTTGAATCAGTTGCAAACACTATGCCCGAAAAGGTAGAAAATATCATCCCAGAAGCGCCAAAAGATGAATCCGAGCCAATTGTTGCTGCACCTGAGCCAGTAGTTGAACAGCCAAAAGAGGAAACCACCGTAATCGATGCTCCACCGCCCGTAGCCACCCCCGAAGAAGTCCTTGCCAAAGCAGACACTGAAGTAGCAGAGGAGACTACAAGTGAGGTAGAGGAACCAAAGGCAGAGACAGCGGCTCAAGAAGAGCCGGTGGAGACGATTGCTACTGAAGAAACGACTGATGATGATCAGGCAGCTGTCGTCCCCGAAGAAACTCATGTGACGAAAGACGCGGAGGCTAAAGAAGCTGTTGAAGAAGAGGAGAAACCAGCTGAGGTTGTTGCCACTACTACTGAAGTACTTGGAACGAAAGAATAA